One Desulfocurvibacter africanus subsp. africanus DSM 2603 DNA segment encodes these proteins:
- a CDS encoding ABC transporter permease has product MGSRMSTAQPGALRRLRALMIKESLQIVRDPSSILIAFVLPPILLFLNGFALSLDVEQLRVGLVLEDDSPEARDFADAFRASRFFEVHMAKDRRELEDDLLRGSLRGLIIVPETFAQDLAQATQAAPVQVITDGSEPNTANFVQNYVQGLWANWLTQWARDQGQPLSEPTRLVPRMWYNEELISRYFLVPGTIGTVLTLIGTLLTALVVAREWERGTMEAMMATPVGRLELLLGKLLPYYLLGLGSLTFCWVITVTLFGVPFRGSLAALYLVSSVFLVSALALGLFISTVSRNQFVASQAALLAGYLPAFLLSGFVFEIASMPTPIRILTYAVSASYFVPCLQTLFLVGDVWEVLLPNMAGMAIIAAVLLFITLRKTVKRLD; this is encoded by the coding sequence ATGGGTTCGCGAATGAGTACGGCACAGCCGGGCGCTCTGCGCAGGCTGCGTGCGCTCATGATCAAGGAGTCCCTGCAGATCGTGCGCGATCCGAGCAGCATCCTCATCGCCTTCGTGCTGCCGCCCATCCTGCTCTTCCTCAACGGCTTCGCCCTGTCCCTGGATGTGGAGCAGCTGCGCGTGGGGCTGGTGCTGGAGGACGATTCGCCCGAGGCGCGCGACTTCGCCGACGCCTTCCGCGCCTCGCGCTTCTTCGAGGTGCACATGGCCAAGGACCGCCGCGAGTTGGAGGACGATCTCCTGCGCGGCAGCCTGCGCGGCTTGATCATAGTGCCGGAGACCTTTGCCCAGGATCTGGCCCAGGCCACCCAGGCCGCCCCTGTGCAGGTCATCACCGACGGCAGCGAGCCCAACACTGCCAACTTCGTGCAGAACTACGTGCAGGGGCTGTGGGCCAATTGGCTGACCCAGTGGGCCAGGGATCAGGGTCAGCCGTTGTCCGAGCCGACGCGGCTCGTGCCGCGTATGTGGTACAACGAGGAGCTGATCAGCCGCTATTTCCTGGTGCCCGGCACCATCGGCACGGTGCTCACGCTCATAGGCACGCTGCTCACGGCCCTGGTGGTGGCCCGCGAGTGGGAGCGCGGCACCATGGAGGCCATGATGGCCACGCCCGTGGGCCGCCTGGAGCTGCTGCTGGGCAAGCTGCTGCCCTATTACCTGCTGGGGCTGGGCTCGCTGACCTTCTGCTGGGTCATCACCGTGACCCTGTTCGGTGTGCCGTTTCGCGGCTCGCTCGCGGCCCTGTATCTGGTCTCCTCGGTCTTCCTCGTCTCGGCCCTGGCCCTGGGGTTGTTCATCTCTACCGTGTCGCGCAACCAGTTCGTGGCCTCGCAGGCCGCGCTGCTGGCCGGCTACCTGCCCGCCTTCCTGCTCTCGGGCTTCGTGTTCGAGATCGCCAGCATGCCCACGCCCATCCGCATCCTGACTTACGCGGTATCGGCGAGCTATTTCGTGCCCTGCCTGCAGACGCTCTTCCTGGTGGGCGACGTGTGGGAGGTTCTGTTGCCGAACATGGCCGGCATGGCCATCATCGCGGCCGTACTGCTGTTCATAACCCTGCGCAAGACCGTGAAGAGGCTCGACTGA
- a CDS encoding ATP-binding cassette domain-containing protein — protein MARSDEPLARADGVLKRFGPSRPALDHVSAEVPPGMIVGLVGPDGAGKTTLLRLMAGLLRPDKGSVMALGFDTSREPEAVHARIGYMPQKFGLYEDLSVMENLRLYADLRGLPKTERAGTFERLLSFTDLARFTSRLAGRLSGGMKQKLGLACAMIRKPALLLLDEPSVGVDPISRRELWRMVQDLKADGIGVVWSTSYLDEAEACDLVLLLNEGKLLFSGEPHELTGRVAGRVFQVRGIEGRRRQVLRAALEQQGVIDGVIQGESVRVVLAEGARRPDPQGFGAGGSSRLDEVRPRFEDAFLDILGGVPGGVSSLAESMSLVQGDGRAVIEAKGLTKMFGDFAAAKDVSFAIRRGEIFGLLGPNGAGKSTTFKMMCGLLKPTRGQALVDGLDLQAAPGEARARIGYMAQKFSLYGNLSVRQNLDFFSGVYGLAGGRQREVVERMIGIFGLKPHLATSADELPLGFKQRLALSCAVMHEPVVLFLDEPTSGVDPLTRREFWTHINGIVEKGVTVMVTTHFMDEAEYCDRIGLVYRGQVIATGSPDELKTSVRSEELPDPAMEDAFIALVQSHDMREEAA, from the coding sequence GTGGCGCGCAGTGACGAACCGCTGGCCCGCGCCGACGGCGTGCTCAAGCGCTTCGGGCCAAGCCGGCCGGCCCTGGATCATGTCTCGGCCGAGGTGCCGCCCGGCATGATCGTGGGCCTGGTCGGGCCGGACGGCGCGGGCAAGACCACGCTGCTGCGGCTCATGGCCGGCCTGCTGCGGCCCGACAAGGGCAGCGTCATGGCCCTGGGCTTCGACACCAGCCGTGAGCCCGAAGCCGTGCACGCGCGCATCGGCTACATGCCCCAGAAGTTCGGCCTGTACGAGGACCTGTCGGTCATGGAGAACCTGCGTTTGTACGCCGACCTGCGTGGGCTGCCCAAAACCGAGCGCGCCGGGACCTTCGAGCGGCTTTTGTCCTTTACGGACCTGGCCCGCTTCACCTCGCGCCTGGCCGGGCGGCTGTCGGGCGGCATGAAGCAGAAGCTCGGCCTGGCCTGCGCCATGATCCGCAAGCCCGCCCTGCTGCTCCTGGACGAGCCCAGCGTGGGTGTGGACCCCATCTCGCGCCGCGAGCTGTGGCGCATGGTCCAGGATCTCAAGGCCGACGGCATCGGCGTGGTCTGGTCCACGTCATACCTGGACGAAGCCGAGGCCTGCGACCTCGTGTTGCTGCTCAACGAAGGCAAGCTGCTCTTCTCCGGCGAGCCGCATGAGCTAACGGGCCGGGTGGCCGGCCGGGTCTTCCAGGTGCGCGGCATCGAGGGCCGGCGCAGGCAGGTGCTGCGGGCGGCCCTGGAGCAGCAGGGCGTCATCGACGGCGTGATCCAGGGCGAGAGCGTGCGCGTCGTGCTTGCCGAAGGCGCGCGGCGGCCCGATCCGCAAGGGTTCGGCGCGGGCGGGTCCAGCCGGCTGGATGAGGTGCGCCCACGTTTCGAGGACGCCTTCCTGGACATCCTGGGCGGCGTGCCCGGCGGGGTTTCCTCCCTGGCCGAGAGCATGTCCCTGGTGCAGGGCGACGGCCGGGCCGTCATCGAGGCCAAGGGCCTGACAAAGATGTTCGGGGATTTCGCGGCTGCCAAGGATGTGAGCTTCGCCATCCGGCGCGGAGAAATTTTCGGCCTGCTGGGTCCCAACGGCGCGGGCAAGTCCACGACCTTCAAGATGATGTGCGGTCTGCTCAAGCCAACGCGCGGCCAGGCCCTGGTGGACGGCCTGGACCTGCAGGCCGCGCCCGGCGAGGCCCGCGCGCGCATCGGCTACATGGCCCAGAAGTTTTCCCTTTACGGCAACCTGAGCGTGCGCCAGAACCTGGACTTTTTCTCAGGGGTCTATGGCCTGGCGGGCGGCCGCCAGCGCGAGGTCGTGGAGCGCATGATCGGCATCTTCGGCCTGAAGCCTCACCTGGCGACATCGGCCGACGAGCTGCCCCTGGGTTTCAAGCAGCGCCTGGCTCTGTCATGCGCCGTGATGCACGAGCCCGTGGTGCTCTTCCTGGATGAGCCTACCTCGGGCGTCGACCCGCTCACGCGCCGCGAGTTCTGGACGCACATCAACGGCATCGTGGAGAAGGGCGTCACGGTCATGGTCACCACGCACTTCATGGACGAGGCCGAGTACTGCGACCGCATCGGACTGGTCTATCGCGGGCAGGTCATCGCTACGGGCTCGCCCGACGAGCTCAAGACCTCGGTGCGTTCCGAGGAACTGCCCGACCCGGCCATGGAGGACGCCTTCATCGCCCTGGTGCAGTCGCACGACATGCGGGAGGAGGCGGCCTGA
- the hlyD gene encoding secretion protein HlyD — MNKKRLIILLILLLVAGSLAWYFLLRGEANQNGEITLYGNVDIRQVDLGFRVSGRIETMRYEEGDEVRAGDLLAVLNKRPLEDEVRLARAQVEVAEAELLKLETGTRPQEIAQAQAQVEERETTLRNAERYFQRQKDLHDTGAVSKQAYDDAMARRNEAKARLQSAREGLRLAQEGFREEDVLQGRANLRAAKARLAEALTRLDDADLYAPSDGVILTRVREPGTVVAAGSIAYTLSLHEPVWVRAYVPEPQLGRVYPGLPVQVYTDTSPNTPYEGQVGFVSPQAEFTPKSVETTSLRTDLVYRIRVIVANPDKGLRQGMPVTVVARPAQDGKQDKGQEQVQANARKSEE, encoded by the coding sequence ATGAACAAGAAGCGGCTGATCATCCTGCTCATCCTGCTGCTCGTGGCTGGCAGCCTGGCCTGGTACTTCTTGCTGCGCGGCGAGGCGAACCAGAACGGCGAAATCACGCTCTACGGCAACGTGGACATCCGCCAGGTGGATCTGGGTTTCCGCGTCTCCGGCCGCATCGAGACCATGCGCTATGAGGAAGGCGACGAGGTGCGCGCGGGCGACCTCCTGGCCGTGCTTAACAAGAGGCCCCTGGAGGACGAGGTTCGGTTGGCCAGGGCCCAGGTGGAGGTGGCCGAGGCCGAGCTGCTCAAGCTGGAGACCGGCACGCGGCCCCAGGAAATCGCCCAGGCCCAGGCGCAGGTGGAGGAGCGCGAGACCACCCTGCGTAACGCCGAACGCTACTTCCAGCGCCAGAAGGATCTGCACGATACCGGAGCCGTGTCCAAACAAGCCTATGACGACGCAATGGCTCGCCGCAACGAGGCCAAAGCAAGGCTGCAGTCCGCCCGCGAGGGGTTGCGCCTGGCTCAGGAGGGGTTTCGCGAGGAGGATGTGCTGCAGGGCAGGGCCAATCTGCGCGCGGCCAAGGCCCGGCTGGCCGAAGCCCTCACGCGCCTGGACGACGCGGATCTGTACGCGCCGTCGGACGGCGTGATTCTGACCCGCGTTCGCGAGCCGGGTACCGTGGTCGCCGCCGGCTCCATCGCCTACACGCTCTCGCTTCACGAGCCGGTCTGGGTGCGCGCCTATGTGCCCGAGCCGCAACTCGGCCGGGTTTATCCTGGCCTACCCGTGCAGGTGTACACCGACACCAGCCCAAACACTCCCTACGAAGGCCAGGTCGGCTTCGTCTCGCCCCAGGCCGAGTTCACGCCCAAGTCCGTGGAGACAACCAGTCTGCGCACGGACCTCGTGTACAGGATCCGCGTGATCGTGGCGAATCCGGACAAAGGCTTGCGGCAGGGCATGCCCGTGACTGTCGTGGCGCGCCCCGCTCAGGATGGAAAACAGGATAAGGGGCAGGAGCAAGTGCAGGCCAACGCCCGGAAGAGCGAGGAATAG
- a CDS encoding CerR family C-terminal domain-containing protein — protein sequence MTHKTGKTDRKEADARERLIEAGIDVFGQHGFEGASTRRLAAEAGVNIAAIPYYYGSKEGLYKAVVEEIVQRVRERLAPEIASANDLAMREDATEGELIAELQRLLTAMALTIIGSPEAKRWARIVLQEQIKPSEAFEILFQGFFKRMLGACGTLLSRLTRLSAESEELIFLAQAILGQVLIFRIGETALLRRLDREQLTPGQVSKLAGLIAVNVEAITRNAIGMAAGQKGKAKP from the coding sequence ATGACACATAAGACCGGCAAAACGGATCGTAAGGAGGCCGATGCCCGCGAGCGGCTCATCGAGGCCGGCATCGACGTCTTCGGGCAGCATGGGTTCGAGGGCGCGAGCACGCGCAGGCTGGCGGCCGAGGCTGGCGTGAACATCGCGGCTATTCCATACTATTACGGCAGCAAGGAAGGCCTGTACAAAGCCGTGGTCGAGGAGATCGTGCAGCGCGTGCGCGAGCGACTGGCCCCGGAGATCGCCTCTGCCAATGACTTGGCCATGCGCGAGGACGCCACCGAGGGCGAATTGATAGCCGAACTGCAGCGGCTGCTTACGGCCATGGCCCTCACGATAATCGGCTCGCCCGAGGCCAAACGCTGGGCGCGCATCGTCCTGCAGGAACAGATCAAGCCCAGTGAAGCCTTTGAAATCCTGTTTCAGGGGTTTTTCAAGCGCATGCTCGGCGCATGCGGCACACTGCTGTCCCGACTCACGCGCCTGTCCGCTGAAAGCGAGGAATTGATTTTCCTGGCCCAGGCCATCCTCGGCCAAGTGCTCATTTTCCGCATCGGTGAAACCGCATTGCTGCGCAGGTTGGACCGCGAACAGCTGACGCCCGGGCAGGTGTCCAAGCTGGCAGGGCTCATAGCGGTCAATGTGGAAGCCATCACACGCAACGCCATCGGCATGGCGGCAGGACAGAAGGGGAAGGCGAAGCCATGA